Proteins co-encoded in one Haloarcula sp. DT43 genomic window:
- a CDS encoding twin-arginine translocase subunit TatC: MEDGDADDERRRSEEPPLPSDDGADDSPPTDPVAEADAGRETDVTGPAPAPAGGDEDTVDSHAAPADSTAGLFDRDASEVVAAVPADVPTDWGKSTPSPAGAGPTTGDPPSPTYDPDDEVLHEGAPDDEEMPLADHVEEMAMRLFVVVGVMAVVAVIALPYSDELINFLWYSFLDGPAEACGQVATNAEGSVVQGADCPNVYNPLALILARLKVSSLVGFIVALPVFVYQTYLFMRPGLYPRERRYYLAAVPTSLVLAAVGVGFAYFAVLRAMFDYFITYSDRAADLAFGLSETFNLIILMLGLFALIFQIPLFVMLAVMMGVTTRQWLQDRRLYFWGGFAAVAFLFSPDPTGMAPLMVAVTMIGLFEGTLLLLRWTGSTSPIPTADDLAARRPVAWLAFALAGYVLSPAPVPTGYYEQLPAAVTETLAAVGLGNATPMLVGGGMIALFEALAYLNKNYYGSVRLWRGFRRVRLPVWGVAIVVGYLGSPDPTLFRLVNQFSLGRTAAVAVAAALIALYEVGIVVMRRRAAEA, translated from the coding sequence ATGGAGGACGGTGACGCTGACGACGAGCGGCGCAGGTCCGAAGAGCCGCCGCTACCGTCCGACGACGGGGCCGACGACTCCCCGCCAACCGACCCCGTGGCCGAGGCTGACGCCGGCCGAGAGACGGACGTTACGGGCCCCGCCCCCGCCCCGGCCGGGGGTGACGAGGACACCGTCGACTCCCACGCCGCCCCGGCCGACTCCACCGCCGGGCTGTTCGACCGGGACGCGTCGGAGGTCGTCGCCGCCGTTCCGGCGGACGTGCCGACCGACTGGGGCAAGTCGACGCCGTCGCCGGCCGGTGCCGGACCGACGACCGGCGACCCACCCTCGCCCACCTACGACCCGGACGACGAGGTGCTTCACGAGGGCGCACCCGACGACGAGGAGATGCCCCTTGCCGACCACGTCGAGGAGATGGCGATGCGGCTGTTCGTCGTCGTCGGCGTGATGGCCGTCGTCGCCGTCATCGCCCTGCCGTACTCCGACGAACTCATCAACTTCCTGTGGTACTCGTTCCTCGACGGACCAGCCGAAGCCTGTGGGCAGGTCGCGACCAACGCCGAGGGCAGCGTCGTCCAGGGGGCGGACTGTCCGAACGTGTACAACCCGCTCGCGCTCATTCTGGCGCGGCTGAAAGTGTCGTCGCTGGTCGGCTTTATCGTCGCCTTGCCGGTGTTCGTCTACCAGACGTACCTGTTCATGCGGCCGGGGCTGTACCCCCGCGAGCGGCGCTACTACCTCGCGGCGGTCCCGACCAGCCTCGTGCTCGCGGCCGTCGGCGTCGGCTTCGCGTACTTCGCCGTCCTGCGGGCGATGTTCGACTACTTCATCACGTACTCCGACCGCGCGGCCGACCTCGCCTTCGGCCTGAGCGAGACGTTCAACCTCATCATCCTGATGCTCGGGCTGTTCGCGCTCATCTTCCAGATTCCGCTGTTCGTGATGCTCGCGGTGATGATGGGCGTGACGACCCGCCAGTGGCTCCAGGACCGGCGGCTGTACTTCTGGGGCGGGTTCGCCGCCGTGGCGTTCCTGTTCAGCCCCGACCCGACCGGGATGGCCCCGCTCATGGTCGCCGTGACGATGATAGGCCTGTTCGAGGGGACCCTGCTGCTCCTGCGGTGGACCGGCAGCACGTCGCCGATACCGACGGCCGACGACCTCGCGGCCCGCCGGCCGGTCGCGTGGCTGGCGTTCGCCCTCGCCGGCTACGTCCTCAGCCCCGCGCCGGTCCCGACCGGCTACTACGAGCAACTGCCCGCCGCCGTCACCGAGACGCTGGCGGCCGTCGGCCTCGGGAACGCGACGCCGATGCTGGTCGGCGGCGGCATGATAGCCCTGTTCGAGGCGCTGGCGTACCTCAACAAGAACTACTACGGCTCCGTGCGGCTCTGGCGTGGCTTCCGGCGGGTCCGCCTGCCGGTGTGGGGCGTCGCCATCGTCGTCGGCTACCTCGGCAGCCCCGACCCGACGCTGTTCCGCCTGGTGAACCAGTTCAGCCTCGGCCGGACGGCCGCCGTCGCCGTCGCCGCCGCGCTCATCGCACTCTACGAGGTCGGCATCGTCGTCATGCGGCGGCGGGCCGCGGAGGCGTAA
- a CDS encoding queuosine precursor transporter: MNSERSEAVRVGLVALFVTALVTSQVTASKLLAFSLPVSLPLAGSTLVLPGAALAYALTFFASDCYAELYGRRAATVVVNVGFGMNFVLLALVWSTILAPGLPQAAQPVDLAAFRNVLGASTAIVVASLSAYVVSQNWDVFVFHWLRERTDGEKLWLRNVGSTASSQLIDTVIFVGVGFVLFQGVPPAEALALIVGQYLLKLAIAVLDTPFVYAVVGFARRNGHAPAAPATE; encoded by the coding sequence ATGAACAGTGAGCGGTCAGAGGCGGTACGAGTCGGGCTCGTCGCGCTGTTCGTGACGGCGCTTGTCACCTCGCAAGTGACCGCCTCGAAACTGCTGGCGTTCTCGCTGCCGGTCTCGCTCCCGCTTGCCGGGTCGACGCTCGTTTTGCCCGGGGCGGCGCTGGCGTACGCGCTGACGTTCTTCGCCTCCGACTGCTACGCCGAACTGTACGGCCGGCGGGCCGCGACGGTCGTCGTCAACGTCGGTTTCGGGATGAACTTCGTCCTGCTGGCGCTGGTCTGGAGCACGATTCTCGCCCCCGGGCTCCCGCAGGCGGCCCAGCCGGTCGACCTCGCGGCCTTCCGGAACGTCCTCGGGGCCAGCACGGCCATTGTCGTCGCCAGCCTGTCGGCCTACGTCGTCAGCCAGAACTGGGACGTGTTCGTGTTCCACTGGCTCCGCGAGCGGACCGACGGCGAGAAGCTCTGGCTGCGCAACGTCGGGTCGACGGCCTCCAGCCAGCTCATCGATACGGTCATCTTCGTCGGCGTCGGCTTCGTCCTGTTTCAGGGCGTCCCGCCGGCCGAGGCGCTGGCGCTCATCGTCGGCCAGTACCTGCTGAAGCTCGCCATCGCGGTCCTCGACACGCCCTTTGTCTACGCCGTCGTCGGCTTCGCGCGGCGGAACGGCCACGCGCCGGCCGCGCCCGCCACCGAGTGA
- a CDS encoding MutS-related protein, translated as MELESVPGVGAKTAAALRELDDPEAALRDGDVASLARAPGISEGRAARIARGAIRAEHDDPGGFAATKRAREIHEDALALLTDRTVTDYAAKRLATIYPSGVRSRIEEVRTFAEAAMERDPDPAVLDALSAVEPLAEPGDVRVRDRCLATRDAERYADAQAAIPEVSVEVVDDARQLAELARSYSTVVALDEAFAGVDIEGDVRVEPDALEEPESVVPERVLTFFARNRDRIRAAAEVHRVAGLDAPCDLATLLSALDQLDDDGSVRGDDELDRLATAVDDLDAAVSTAESVANDHLREAIEEQDVTIEGTDLLSLVERGAGVDSLLQRELADEYAAAVEKARDHLVDALALRDMEATARRAFPDEPAYPVEHSEDVVARLREELTAARDRRATRRKRGLADDLAEMRADAETLVDAALELDVELAVARFAADFDCTMPALTDAEGIAIEGGRSPLLDVPFEAVEPVDYAVDGVTVLSGVNSGGKTSTLDLVALVTTLAHMGLPVPAESARVGRVAELHYHAKTQGTLDAGAFEATLREFGGLVTDVSADRPVMVLVDELESITEPGAAATIVAGILESLSEREATAVFVSHLAEDIRDAAESDLAIDGIEAEGLVDGELRVNRSPVKGKLARSTPELIVEKLADDGDDGFYGDLLSKFE; from the coding sequence ATGGAGCTCGAATCGGTTCCGGGCGTCGGGGCGAAGACAGCCGCGGCGCTCCGGGAACTGGACGACCCGGAGGCGGCGCTCCGGGACGGCGACGTGGCGTCGCTCGCACGCGCACCGGGCATCAGCGAGGGCCGGGCCGCCCGCATCGCCCGCGGCGCGATACGGGCCGAACACGACGACCCCGGCGGGTTCGCCGCGACCAAACGCGCCCGGGAAATCCACGAGGACGCGCTGGCCCTGCTGACCGACCGGACGGTGACCGACTACGCCGCGAAGCGACTGGCGACGATATACCCAAGCGGCGTCCGCAGCCGCATCGAGGAAGTCCGGACCTTCGCCGAGGCGGCCATGGAGCGTGACCCCGACCCGGCGGTGCTCGACGCCCTCTCGGCCGTCGAACCGCTCGCCGAACCCGGCGACGTCCGGGTCCGGGACCGGTGTCTGGCGACCCGCGACGCCGAACGGTACGCCGACGCGCAGGCGGCCATCCCCGAGGTCAGCGTCGAGGTCGTCGACGACGCCCGCCAGCTGGCCGAGCTGGCCCGCTCGTACTCGACGGTCGTCGCCTTGGACGAGGCCTTCGCCGGCGTCGACATCGAGGGCGACGTACGGGTGGAGCCGGACGCGCTCGAAGAGCCTGAATCCGTCGTGCCCGAACGCGTGCTCACCTTCTTCGCCCGCAACCGCGACCGGATACGGGCCGCCGCCGAGGTCCACCGCGTCGCCGGCCTCGACGCGCCATGTGACCTGGCGACGCTGCTGTCGGCGCTCGACCAGCTCGACGACGACGGGAGCGTCCGCGGCGACGACGAACTGGACCGCCTCGCGACCGCGGTCGACGACCTCGACGCGGCGGTCTCCACGGCGGAGAGCGTCGCCAACGATCATCTCCGGGAGGCCATCGAGGAGCAGGATGTGACCATCGAGGGGACGGACCTGCTGTCGCTGGTCGAGCGGGGCGCGGGCGTCGATTCGCTGCTCCAGCGCGAGCTCGCCGACGAGTACGCCGCGGCCGTCGAGAAGGCCCGCGACCACCTCGTGGACGCGCTGGCACTCCGGGACATGGAGGCGACGGCGCGCCGGGCGTTCCCCGACGAGCCGGCCTACCCGGTCGAACACAGCGAGGACGTCGTCGCCCGCCTCCGCGAGGAACTGACCGCCGCGCGCGACCGGCGCGCCACCCGCCGGAAGCGGGGTCTCGCCGACGACCTCGCCGAGATGCGGGCGGACGCTGAGACGCTCGTGGACGCGGCGCTGGAACTCGACGTGGAGCTCGCGGTGGCCCGCTTCGCCGCGGACTTCGACTGCACGATGCCGGCGCTGACCGACGCCGAGGGAATCGCCATCGAGGGCGGGCGCTCGCCGCTGCTGGACGTCCCCTTCGAGGCCGTCGAGCCGGTGGACTACGCCGTCGACGGCGTGACCGTCCTCTCCGGGGTCAACAGCGGCGGGAAGACCTCGACGCTGGACCTCGTCGCGCTGGTGACGACGCTCGCGCACATGGGTCTGCCCGTCCCGGCCGAGTCGGCCCGCGTCGGTCGTGTCGCGGAACTGCACTACCACGCAAAGACCCAGGGGACGCTGGACGCCGGCGCGTTCGAGGCGACGCTCCGGGAGTTCGGCGGCCTCGTGACTGACGTGAGCGCCGACCGGCCGGTGATGGTGCTGGTCGACGAACTCGAATCCATCACGGAGCCCGGCGCGGCGGCCACCATCGTCGCCGGCATCCTCGAATCGCTGAGCGAGCGGGAGGCGACGGCCGTCTTCGTCTCGCACCTCGCCGAGGACATCCGCGACGCGGCCGAGTCCGACCTCGCCATCGACGGCATCGAGGCCGAGGGGCTGGTCGACGGCGAACTCCGGGTGAACCGCTCGCCGGTCAAGGGCAAACTCGCCCGGTCGACCCCGGAACTCATCGTCGAGAAGCTCGCCGACGACGGCGACGACGGCTTCTACGGCGACCTGCTCTCGAAGTTCGAGTAG
- a CDS encoding ribbon-helix-helix domain-containing protein: MPKISVEVPAELLNDLDEHVGEDGKFVNRSEAIRASVRKTLDILDDIDERQGRLNDEQ, translated from the coding sequence ATGCCCAAGATAAGCGTCGAAGTGCCGGCCGAGCTGCTGAACGACCTCGACGAGCACGTCGGCGAGGACGGGAAGTTCGTCAACCGGAGCGAAGCCATCCGCGCGTCGGTGCGGAAGACGCTGGACATCCTCGACGACATCGACGAGCGGCAAGGTCGCCTCAACGATGAACAGTGA
- the larE gene encoding ATP-dependent sacrificial sulfur transferase LarE: MSAVSEKLAAAREDLESRDGVLIAFSGGVDSSVVAALAHDALGDDAIACTAKSETLPAAELEDATRVAEEIGIRHEIVEFSELDSEEFIENDDMRCYHCRSMRLGAMYDRARELGIDVVCDGTNASDVGEGHRPGLRAVEELDAYSPLLEHDIDKEEVRDIAREYDLSVADKPSMACLSSRIPTGLEVTEERLSRVEKAERLLRTWGFEQFRVRDHDGLARIEVGEKELETALDPDFVRTARDHIEDCGFDHVTLDLHGYETGSVSPETEDEGQSEEDVVSNVFDADYPSVD, translated from the coding sequence ATGTCTGCTGTCTCGGAGAAGCTAGCGGCCGCCCGCGAAGACCTCGAATCGCGAGACGGCGTGCTCATCGCCTTCTCCGGTGGCGTGGATTCGAGCGTCGTGGCCGCGCTGGCCCACGACGCCCTCGGCGACGACGCCATCGCCTGTACCGCCAAGTCGGAGACGCTCCCCGCCGCGGAACTGGAGGACGCCACCCGCGTGGCCGAGGAAATCGGCATCCGCCACGAAATCGTGGAGTTCTCCGAACTCGACAGCGAGGAGTTCATCGAGAACGACGACATGCGGTGTTACCACTGCCGGTCGATGCGTCTCGGTGCGATGTACGACCGCGCCCGCGAACTCGGCATCGACGTTGTCTGTGACGGGACCAACGCCTCCGACGTGGGCGAGGGCCACCGGCCCGGCCTGCGCGCCGTCGAGGAACTGGACGCCTACTCGCCGCTCCTGGAACACGACATCGACAAGGAGGAGGTCCGTGACATCGCCCGCGAGTACGACCTCTCGGTCGCCGACAAGCCCTCGATGGCCTGCCTCTCCTCGCGCATCCCGACCGGGCTCGAAGTGACCGAAGAGCGTCTCTCCCGCGTCGAGAAGGCCGAGCGGCTCCTTCGGACGTGGGGCTTCGAGCAGTTCCGGGTGCGCGACCACGACGGCCTCGCCCGCATCGAGGTCGGCGAGAAGGAACTCGAAACCGCGCTCGACCCGGACTTCGTCCGCACCGCCCGCGACCACATCGAGGACTGTGGCTTCGACCACGTGACGCTCGACCTCCACGGGTACGAGACCGGGAGCGTGAGTCCCGAAACCGAAGACGAGGGACAGTCAGAAGAGGACGTGGTCAGTAACGTCTTCGACGCCGACTACCCCTCGGTCGACTGA
- a CDS encoding histidine phosphatase family protein, producing the protein MGTLLVARHGETTWNRDGRIQGWAPSRLTDRGQEQATALGAWLDDRYDVDRVLASDLRRTRQTAAAADDGYGGLPDPAFDDGWRERGFGIVQGLYAEELLAEYPDHDRDASVISLDAAPEGGEGVPTFRERVESTWERAIAATDAGETTLVVTHGGVIKVLLAKLTDRDPDAALAKRSQDNCAVNEIRLDDGPELVGEELTGWRALLD; encoded by the coding sequence GTGGGGACCCTGCTCGTCGCCCGGCACGGGGAGACCACCTGGAACCGCGATGGGCGCATCCAGGGGTGGGCCCCGAGCCGGCTGACCGACCGGGGCCAGGAGCAGGCCACGGCGCTCGGCGCGTGGCTCGACGACCGCTACGACGTGGACCGCGTCCTCGCCTCGGACCTCCGGCGCACCCGTCAGACGGCCGCCGCGGCCGACGACGGCTACGGCGGCCTGCCCGACCCCGCGTTCGACGACGGCTGGCGCGAGCGCGGTTTCGGCATCGTGCAGGGCCTGTACGCCGAGGAGCTGCTCGCGGAGTATCCCGACCACGACAGGGACGCGAGCGTCATCTCGCTCGACGCGGCCCCGGAGGGCGGCGAGGGCGTCCCGACCTTCCGCGAGCGGGTCGAGTCGACGTGGGAGCGGGCGATTGCGGCTACCGACGCCGGCGAGACGACGCTGGTGGTCACCCACGGCGGCGTCATCAAGGTCCTGCTGGCGAAGCTCACCGACCGCGACCCGGACGCGGCGCTGGCCAAACGTTCGCAGGACAACTGCGCTGTCAACGAGATTCGGCTGGACGACGGTCCGGAACTGGTCGGCGAGGAACTGACCGGCTGGCGCGCCCTGCTGGACTGA
- a CDS encoding twin-arginine translocase subunit TatC produces MASAIDEDTVQTVQSGRATLGAMLRSAQVHLQKVFIVFVIGMIGTIMALQYGVWDTLRADLLYSQMDLTTREATSIVAVTPFDVILLQVKIGAVIGILMSLPLLIYFGRDGLRQRGWWPAEHIPAWKGAVFVTISLSLFFGGIAYAYELFFPLMFNFLAGDAFNAGFTPQYSIVKWFQFVFLLAVSFGLAAQLPLVMTVLSYTEIVPYETFRDKWRYAVMAIFAFGALFSPPDPFTQIMWAAPLCGLYGISLALAKLAMLVRRSGDLVSTRAVAREHWNTVLGGAVLGGGLIYYVLATPAFQYVQRFAEVFPSDRLTGDIQPPTLFGLPVESTAVLIAAVFGVVGAVVVLYYHVLTALSDRAGPGQVGDPTAIDIGELNASAVEVAPPEVFEEMAEHEALSHADTALANDDEEKAQAVLNRWDMVHEDDQDGDDADPTADGDEEEAGVFTSTTAGMVDAFTEDETTEDEIGGYYYDIQFILSALASKAFVILGIFGAVLAAAFLFLYQGGIGRIQRTFVSRLPPEMAADVSIVTLHPVEHLVFIVKFSTILGAVSIIPVVLYFAWPAMRERGLVIGNRNILGIWGGTLFAALIGGSLLGFLYVAPMTISWIAYDQLNSNMVIAYRVSKFGWLVFFLTIGIGLLAEIPVTMFLFHKGGIIPFHLMYERWREVVIAIVALSAILSPSGIFTMFLVGIPTALSYMLGLGILWVYTLGGRRTANRRSEPAD; encoded by the coding sequence ATGGCGAGTGCTATCGACGAGGACACCGTCCAGACAGTCCAGAGCGGGCGCGCCACGCTCGGCGCGATGCTCCGCTCGGCGCAGGTGCACCTCCAGAAGGTGTTCATCGTCTTCGTCATCGGGATGATCGGCACGATAATGGCGCTGCAGTACGGCGTCTGGGACACGCTGCGGGCCGACCTCCTGTACTCGCAGATGGACCTCACGACCCGGGAGGCCACGAGCATCGTCGCGGTCACGCCATTTGACGTCATCCTCCTGCAGGTCAAAATCGGGGCCGTCATCGGGATTCTCATGTCGCTGCCGCTGCTAATCTACTTCGGCCGCGACGGGCTTCGCCAGCGGGGCTGGTGGCCGGCCGAACACATCCCGGCCTGGAAGGGCGCTGTCTTCGTCACGATAAGCCTGAGCCTGTTTTTCGGCGGCATCGCCTACGCCTACGAACTGTTCTTCCCGCTGATGTTCAATTTCCTCGCCGGGGACGCGTTCAACGCCGGCTTCACCCCGCAGTACTCCATCGTCAAGTGGTTCCAGTTCGTCTTCCTGCTGGCCGTCTCCTTCGGGCTCGCCGCCCAGTTGCCGCTCGTGATGACGGTGCTGTCCTACACCGAAATCGTCCCCTACGAGACGTTCCGGGACAAGTGGCGCTACGCGGTGATGGCGATATTCGCCTTCGGCGCGCTGTTCTCGCCGCCGGACCCCTTCACCCAGATTATGTGGGCCGCGCCGCTGTGTGGCCTCTACGGCATCAGCCTCGCGCTGGCGAAACTCGCGATGCTGGTCCGGCGCTCCGGCGACTTGGTCAGCACCCGGGCGGTCGCCCGCGAGCACTGGAACACGGTGCTGGGCGGCGCGGTGCTGGGCGGCGGCCTGATATACTACGTCCTGGCGACGCCGGCGTTCCAGTACGTCCAGCGGTTCGCCGAGGTGTTCCCCTCCGACCGCCTCACCGGCGACATCCAGCCCCCGACGCTGTTCGGGCTCCCCGTCGAGAGCACGGCCGTGCTCATCGCCGCCGTGTTCGGCGTCGTCGGTGCCGTCGTCGTCCTCTACTACCACGTCCTGACAGCGCTCTCCGACCGGGCCGGCCCCGGACAGGTCGGTGACCCGACGGCCATCGACATCGGGGAACTCAACGCCTCGGCCGTCGAGGTTGCCCCGCCGGAAGTGTTCGAGGAGATGGCCGAACACGAGGCGCTGTCACACGCCGACACCGCCCTGGCGAACGACGACGAGGAGAAGGCACAGGCGGTACTCAACCGCTGGGACATGGTCCACGAGGACGACCAGGACGGCGACGACGCGGACCCGACCGCCGACGGGGACGAAGAGGAGGCGGGCGTGTTCACCTCGACGACCGCCGGCATGGTCGACGCCTTCACCGAGGACGAGACCACGGAGGACGAAATCGGCGGCTACTACTACGACATCCAGTTCATCCTCAGCGCGCTGGCCTCCAAGGCGTTCGTGATTCTCGGCATCTTCGGCGCGGTGCTGGCCGCCGCGTTCCTGTTCCTCTACCAGGGCGGCATCGGCCGCATCCAGCGGACGTTCGTCAGCCGGCTCCCGCCGGAGATGGCCGCCGACGTGAGCATCGTCACGCTCCACCCCGTCGAGCACCTGGTGTTCATCGTCAAGTTCTCGACGATACTCGGGGCCGTCTCAATCATCCCCGTGGTGCTGTACTTCGCGTGGCCGGCGATGCGCGAACGGGGGCTCGTCATCGGCAATCGCAACATCCTGGGCATCTGGGGCGGGACGCTGTTCGCCGCGCTCATCGGCGGGAGCCTGCTCGGGTTCCTCTACGTGGCCCCGATGACCATCTCCTGGATAGCTTACGACCAGCTGAACTCGAACATGGTCATCGCCTACCGCGTGAGCAAGTTCGGCTGGCTCGTGTTCTTCCTCACCATCGGCATCGGCCTGCTTGCGGAGATTCCGGTGACGATGTTCCTGTTCCACAAGGGCGGTATCATCCCGTTCCACCTGATGTACGAGCGCTGGCGCGAGGTCGTCATCGCCATCGTCGCCCTCTCGGCGATTCTCTCGCCCAGCGGCATCTTCACGATGTTCCTCGTCGGCATCCCGACAGCGCTTTCCTACATGCTCGGTCTGGGCATCCTCTGGGTGTACACGCTGGGCGGCCGGCGGACGGCGAACCGCCGCAGCGAGCCGGCCGACTGA
- the nirK gene encoding copper-containing nitrite reductase, which produces MSTIPTATRRRVLEALGVGTASLAGCASAPGAREQPTEAKTTPQEPAMNAAQQTDVDRIAADPTDIPDPIDRSQPRTVSVEMTTKEQVAEIEPGVTYTYMTFDGQIPGPMVRVRRGDTVELTITNEAGNSMPHNIDLHAVRGPGGGAEASMVTPGQTKTFRFKATYPGAFIYHCAVPNLDMHISSGMFGMILVEPKEGLPAVDHEFYFGQHELYTTGEAGEEGHHDFDMDAMAAEDPTYVLMNGEKYAITPDRYGAPSISVGDTARVYFVAGGPNLDSSFHPIGSVWDEVWQQGSIAGPPNKFVQTTPVKPGSCAIATLHAEVPGPIKLVDHALSRVARKGMMAVINREGAANPDVFEPEA; this is translated from the coding sequence ATGTCAACTATTCCGACGGCGACGCGGAGGCGGGTGTTAGAGGCCCTGGGCGTCGGTACGGCTTCGCTTGCGGGCTGTGCCAGCGCACCGGGTGCACGAGAGCAACCGACCGAGGCGAAGACGACCCCACAGGAGCCAGCCATGAACGCCGCACAGCAGACCGACGTCGACCGTATCGCCGCGGACCCGACCGACATCCCGGACCCAATCGACCGCTCACAGCCCAGGACGGTGTCGGTGGAGATGACCACCAAAGAGCAGGTCGCGGAAATCGAGCCGGGCGTCACCTACACGTACATGACCTTCGACGGGCAGATTCCGGGACCGATGGTCCGGGTCCGTCGGGGCGACACCGTCGAACTCACCATCACGAACGAGGCGGGCAACTCGATGCCCCACAACATCGACCTCCACGCCGTCCGCGGTCCCGGCGGCGGTGCGGAGGCGTCGATGGTCACCCCCGGCCAGACCAAGACCTTCCGGTTCAAGGCGACCTACCCCGGCGCGTTCATCTACCACTGTGCGGTCCCGAACCTCGACATGCACATCTCCTCGGGGATGTTCGGGATGATACTGGTCGAGCCCAAAGAGGGGCTGCCCGCGGTGGACCACGAGTTCTACTTCGGCCAGCACGAGCTGTACACCACCGGCGAGGCCGGCGAGGAGGGCCACCACGACTTCGACATGGACGCGATGGCGGCCGAGGACCCGACCTACGTGCTGATGAACGGCGAGAAGTACGCCATCACGCCGGACCGATACGGCGCGCCGAGCATCTCGGTCGGCGACACCGCCCGCGTGTACTTCGTGGCCGGCGGCCCGAACCTCGATTCCAGTTTCCACCCCATCGGGTCCGTCTGGGACGAGGTCTGGCAGCAGGGCTCTATCGCCGGGCCGCCGAACAAGTTCGTCCAGACCACGCCGGTCAAGCCGGGGTCCTGTGCCATCGCGACCCTGCACGCGGAGGTGCCCGGCCCCATCAAACTGGTCGACCACGCGCTCTCCCGGGTCGCCCGCAAGGGCATGATGGCCGTCATCAACCGCGAAGGGGCGGCGAACCCCGACGTGTTCGAACCGGAGGCCTGA
- a CDS encoding 23S rRNA (uridine(2552)-2'-O)-methyltransferase codes for MSGKDDYYNRAKQEGYRARSAYKLQQLDDTAGLLGEGRTVVDLGAAPGGWMQVAAERIGERGTLVGVDRQTIDDLDDPEPTVEYVRGDMTEDSTKAEIREIVGESDGEGGPVDVVLSDMAPNMTGQYDLDHARSVHLVRQAFEVATDLLDAGGDFCAKVFDGQDLAALIEDIEPEFEYVREVRPDASRDSSSELYLVAKHRLTGPVREGDVVEVTIEDIGEEGDGIAKVENFTVFVSGVEEGETVDVRVDDVKPRYAFAEPVE; via the coding sequence ATGTCGGGGAAAGACGACTACTACAACAGGGCGAAACAGGAGGGCTACCGCGCCCGGTCGGCGTACAAGCTCCAGCAACTGGACGACACGGCCGGGCTGCTCGGCGAGGGGCGGACCGTCGTCGACCTCGGGGCCGCCCCGGGCGGCTGGATGCAGGTCGCGGCCGAGCGCATCGGCGAGCGCGGGACGCTCGTCGGCGTCGACCGCCAGACCATCGACGACCTCGACGACCCCGAGCCGACCGTCGAGTACGTCCGCGGCGACATGACCGAGGACAGCACGAAAGCCGAAATCCGCGAGATAGTCGGCGAGAGCGACGGCGAGGGCGGCCCGGTCGACGTGGTCCTCTCCGACATGGCCCCGAACATGACGGGCCAGTACGACCTCGACCACGCCCGGTCGGTTCACCTCGTCCGGCAGGCCTTCGAGGTGGCGACGGACCTGCTGGACGCCGGCGGGGACTTCTGTGCCAAGGTGTTCGACGGCCAGGACCTCGCGGCCCTCATCGAAGACATCGAACCGGAGTTCGAGTACGTCCGCGAAGTCCGTCCCGACGCCTCGCGGGACTCCTCCTCGGAGCTGTACCTGGTGGCCAAACACCGCCTGACCGGGCCGGTCCGGGAGGGCGACGTCGTCGAGGTCACCATCGAGGACATCGGCGAGGAGGGCGACGGCATCGCCAAAGTCGAGAACTTCACCGTCTTCGTCAGCGGCGTCGAGGAGGGCGAGACGGTCGACGTGCGGGTCGACGACGTGAAGCCCCGCTACGCCTTCGCCGAGCCGGTCGAGTGA